The DNA sequence AAAAGTCATACCTCTTAACATTTGGTTCGTCTTTCTTAGTGTTGTATGATGCTCGTATCAAAGTATGCCATCTACGTATCTGTTTGCTCCACCGACCAAGAATATACTTTTGTGAAACACATCTAACATCTTCTTGTGCAAGGACCATTAGGCTGTGTCGACAAAGAATACCTCTAAACTCAAACAGTCGACAAGAGCATTCAATGTCTTTTGTTGAAGGATCAAATATAACTTCACGCATCTTGTCTGCACTTTCGTCTTTCCATATCAAAGCTTctttgacaaaatattttgtccTAATCCcatcaaatacaacattttTCACGTTACAGTTCATTTTGCACCGAAATTCGTTTTGCACTTCCCCAAATTTTGCATGAGTGTATTCCTCCTGAAATTGCCTCTCGATAAATGATTGAGATCCACAGGGAATGGTAGTATTAACAGAACTGAAGTCCGCCTCGTACTCCTTCTCTGCCTTGGAACGAAGGGCGTTGTCATATTGAACCACAAATTGTTGGAGTGTGGTTGTAGAGTTAATGAACCCATCAAAAAAGGCGTTCATCCCCTCACTTCTTTGTGTTGTCGACATGCCAGCCCAAAAATCACATTTCAAATAACATGGCACCCATCGATGCCTTTCTTCAAATAGGGTGTGCAACCATTCATTTAGTTCTAGGTCATACAGTTCAATGAAATTATTCCATCCACTCTCAAAATCCTCTGCAGTAGATGATTCATACACCAATTGCTTCATGGTATGCTTGATTTCCTTGTAGTTTGTATAACCAATCAATTTTTCGGGAAGTTTCTTCATTATGTGCCAAAGGCACCAACGATGTCGTGTGTTGGGGAAGACCATTTGGATTGCATTTTGCATAGCCTTGCACTGATCAGTGACAATGCCTTCAGGGGATTTATTTCCCATGCATCGCAACCAACATCGAAATAGCCACACAAATGTACTACTGTCTTCTGCAGATAGAAGTCCACAACCTAGTAAGATTGAATGACCATGGTGATTAACCCCAACAAATGGTGCAAATGGCATGTCGTACTTATTGGTTAAGTACGTTGTATCAAATGATACAACATCCCCAAACTCCATAAAGGCAGCCCTACTCCTAGCATCAGCCCAAAATACGTTGCTAATGCGATTATCTGGATCCATAtcaatttcaaaaaagaaatcttTGTTCAATTCCCTCATAGCTGAAAAGTGGTTTAACAAAGCTTGTCCGTCACCTTCCTTCCCTAATGCACGTCTTTGCTTACCAATGTAGTTCCTAGCGTCTCGTTCCAcaaattgtaaattttcaaatccCCCTGCATCACACACCAAGGACCGAAAGCTCTTATTAATGCGAACACCGGCTTGGTCATTTAGGTCAAGGGTCCTTTTGACTTGCATATTCAGCTTTCTATTCCCACGAATAAGCCTGGATTTTGTTGGACTAACGTCATGGTTATGTTCATCTACCACACTGCTAATCATCCACATATCTTGCTTTCGAACTGCTGTCATGCGTGCTGGACATTGCTTTCTTTGTGTTGGAAGAGTCTTCATTTCAGGTGGAATGGAAGACACACATTTCCCCTCACGGGAACAAACTAACTTTAAGTAACACATTTGGTTGTCAACGTCCTTTTTAGATGTTCTTATTCTAATTCCAAAACCTGATTTAATTGCGTACTCTCTGTAATAATTCTTCACTTCATCAGCACTTTCGAAAATCATCCCAACATATGGACACAGAACTTCATCAAAGTGCTTTGAATGATGGTAGTCATCATTGCAGTGCTCTTGAGTCACACTTCATGTACCCCCCTCTATGTGTAATAAAGTTATGTCCTCCAAACCCATAACGTTGTTTTGTTCATCGTCCTCCATCTGTTATTCAAAAAATCGAATATCATGATGAAAGCCCATGTATGTAAGTTATCATATAACTCATGACCATACAAGTTgcttaaaagttaatatattcAAAGGATTCCTTCgttttcaacataaaaatttgATCTTTATAACGATGAGCATTAATAGTTTTTTCATAAGTGTGGAAAAGTTCTTTCATGAGACATCCATTGaagaaaatttatacaaaaaccCTCGCATCAGTGGTTCAGTGTTCATTAAATAAGGTTTCGTACGAAATGGCatctgaaataaataaatggaaacgAAACACTTACATTGTTTGATGGTTTGCAGTAAACTTGTTTGAGCAGTTGGGAAGTAGTCCTTCAACATTTATTGCTCATTTCCATGTTATTATTTTGCTTCaatgaaaccctaatttctaaGACGATGGTTCAATGCAATGCAATAAAACCCATTTAATGCTGCGTAAATGATTTTAGGGTGGTGGGTAGAGGGACGCATCCAATGCAATGAAACAGAACAGCTTGAATGGTATGCATTAAGTTTAGCGTGTTCAAAAAGCAAGTGAAGGGCAAAGTTGTAATTCTGCATTATATTTTTCCATATATAACAGTAAGATGACCTGGCTAAGTATCTCTAAACGTCGTAAGTACATCTCGTATTGGGAAGGTTTACTTCAAAGTTTTCTCAACCCACTTCTAAAGGGAAGTCCATCTTGTTTCAATAATGGATCCGTGGGAGGCATTGGCGGTAGATGACAAGGTTCTCAAAGAATTTCTAGAAAGGTCGAACTCAGCCACAACTTTCATCCCTGGACCAGCTGCAAACGCCCAGGCTGTTATCCTTAACAGGCAATTAGATGAAGCACACAATACACAAGAGTTTATGAACAAAATGGCTATTGCGAGTCATGCACGTGATTTTTACTCAAATGCTTGGAAGTGGGCAGAGCAGTTCATCAAACACCATGGTTAGTGTCCTTGTCGTACTACTAAATTAGTTCTCAAAATATATCTCCATGATATTACTTTAATGACTGATTTCATCATTTATCCCGTAGCTCTGGTTCAGGATGgagacattaaaaatataactccATTGTCACAAAGGAAATCATTGGAAAGAATGCCCTTTATGGCTTGTGTAGTCAAAGAATGTAAGCCAAACGGGCTTGGTGACATGCTTATCACTATGAAGGTTAGTTTGTTTTAAGCGATTGTGATGTACTCATTCTTTATGATATATCACTTATGTTCAACATGACTATATTAGGACCCATCTGATATCGCGAAAGCTAGCATCCACAATAAAGTGCTTAAGGATGCTGAATTTGGTTCAGATGTTGCTGTTGGATCTGTTCTGCTATTGAAAGAAGTATAAAAATAGGgcacacatttttttaaatattatttgtaatcaTCGTAAACTACTCTTGCTAAAAGTGCATGCATATTGAATGTGTAGGTTGCCGTCTTCAAGCATCCTCGACGGATTCAATACCTAAATATCACTCTAAGGAACATTGTCaaggtaaataaaataacaacacataatttagttttttcttcaCTTGTACAGATGGTTGAATTTGATAcacttttctcatttttctgtTTAATAGGTTTTCAAATATGACATTAGCCCTCCAACTGAAGAAGAAGTAAAGGCTTCTTTGCCTGTAGTGCGACTTAACTATGTTCCGAAAAAAACTGTCGATCAAAATATGGAGACAAATGTGCAATCTGATTTAAACGTaaatcaaaacataaatatGGATCATAATATCGGGGCAAATGTCGACACCAACAACCCACCACCTGTGTCGGCCAATGTGGACGAAATACTACAGAAGATGATTCCTCCCTCAACTCAAAGTCCTTCTTATGAACTGGGGGAGACCTCTAAGGATGAATCATCTGCCTTGGATAATATTTCACTTAGTTAGCTCAAAACtatttgatgtattttatttccatgctatttaaattttgattaagcATTGAATGTTGTTGTTTGTACTTTGAACTATCAAACAATATTTGGTTAAAGAAATGTAGTAACTGtctattattgttgttattatgcAGACCTCTTTATTCACCTAAGCAACATTCTCTGATAAAATCGAACTGCATATGATATTTCTGCACACTCCGACTGAATAATCTGTTGACCTCTGATGTTTTATCTGGTGACCTACCCACAACATTTTgtacaaacaaaattaattggGGTCTGTTGTATGGGCAGCAAAATTTTTCCCCACTTACGGTGACAAGAATGACCCTCAAAGCATGTGTGTAAGGGATGTTGAACCTAATAAATATTGGTGCCACATAATTGGTCCACATAATTCACCACACATAAATTAGGTCTGTAAGAAATATCTGGTGACCACACAATTGATAACTGGTGACCTTCCCTGAACTTTTTGCACAACTTATTCACCCCTGCTATGTTGTAAGGATGTCCACAACTAAAACCTTAAGGATGTAAGGGCATACCTCAATCACAATTAGAGTAGGTATATACACTCCTAGAACAAAAAGGTCAGAAAGAATTAGCCCACAAGTGCTTCAGCACACACATCCTAACATTGACTGAATAATCTGTTGACCCCTGATGTTTTATCTGGTGACCTACCCACaacattttgtacaaaaaaaattaattgggGTCTGTTGTATGGGCAGCAAAATTTTTCCCCACTTACGGTGACAAGAATGACCCTCAAAGCATGTGTGTAAGGGATGTTGAACCTAATAAATATTGGTGCCACATAATTGGTCCACATAATTCACCACACATAAATTAGGTCTGTAAGAAATATCTGGTGACCACACAATTGATAACTGGTGACCTTCCCTGAACTCTTTGCACAACTTATTCACCCCTGCTATGTTGTAAGGATGTCCACAACTAAAACCTTAAGGATGTAAGGGCATACCTCAATCACAATTAGAGTAGGTATATACACTCCTAGAACAAAAAGGTCAGAAAGAATTAGCCCACAAGTGCTTCAGCACACACATCCTAACATtgacaacacaaaaaaaaaaaactagttatagcaattttaatcaaacacacattcaaaacaaaatgaattaaaaaaatatcatacctTCCGGTCAACACTAAAATCGCTTCCTTCACTAACTTGACTCATATTTTTGACCTGAAAACACAAATGCAGTCACCACAAATTCATAAGAAATCATCCCGTCAATATTACAATTAAGTAACACACTACCAATCAAAACCTACATTCAACACAATGATTATCATGAAAATCTTAAATCATCCCTTTCACTGGAAAACCCTAAACACTTACCATACACACAGCAGCACAAAGAAGTTACCTTTCCGTGTTTAGGGGCGGTGGATTTTCGAAGGAGACCACCAAAACGGTGGACTGCGCACGGACGGGGGACCTCGCAGGGACGGGGAACTTCGCAGGCACGGTGGTCTTCGCAAGGACGGCGGACTTCGTCGTGGTGGtggattttcaaaatggaagaTGGACTTCGTGCCTGCGCTGTGGACTTCGAAGAGGTGTGGCAGTTCAGAGGTGCGATGGAGCGGTGGAGAACAAAAGTGTTGGTATGGAACCCGTGAAGTTTCTGCAAATGTCTGCGAAGTGAAACTTTTTCcctcttttttcaatttcacaaaatgCCCGTTAGTTGACGGCAACACGTGAAAGGGGCACTTAAGTTCAGATTTCTTCACTCACGTGCCACTCCACttctttcaattaaaaaaaaatgaaaaatttaattccACGTAAGGTAGTCAATTCGGTAGTCAAATTGGGTAATAACTGTAACATTTTCCTATTAAATATACttatgtgaaaggaaaatatacaataaacaaaaatattaaaaaaattataaaaatattcaaatatgagacataaaatttttttaattgacatacatcattctaacataattttataaaaattatgataagataaaaaatatattgtagaTGCGAATgcatttcatgacaaaccaaataattaaaagaaatatatatatatatatatatatatatataaaagattacttaattaattatgaatattttaataatctaAATGAAAACGGAAATATGACCGGGACGGATATTATAATAGGAATATATACATTCTCATACATATCTTCCTGtccaattaaaaaagttaaaaaattttcattttatatctaATTAATACGTGAATTTCCCGTCAGAcgaattcaaataatttttacatgAACGAATTTATTTGAGTTGTGTGTTCGTTATTCCTTCTGCTTCTTCACTGTGGAGCAGTTGTGCGTTCATCGGTATTTGGAACCCGAATCTGGAGAAGAAAATCCAGAATATATTCTCGGAGTCGATCTTTCCGGAAAGCacatttcttcttttaaaatgGCCTTTCCGGAGAGtacatttctttttcagaatttcttttCTCGTAATGCACACCAAATCTATTATGAAACTATGTTTCCGAAAGACACCGATCAACGTTATTACGGATTTACTTTTCCGAAATTATACATTACCCTGGAGAAACAAGAATTCAATCAAACATTTACCATCGCCCCACACATTTCGTAAGCAAATCAGCAGCACCTCCACCAAAAGCTTCAAGAGAAACCACACCATAACACACCAAATACAAGCAAGTGTTTCCATAAAGGAAGCTTTTAAATTATTCCAATCAAATTTAATGTATAGTTTGGAATtgttgttctattttttttaaataaattatatttatgaaaaatataaattttgtatattttttgaaatacatttCAAATTGTATAAGTGGAAAGATATTTCGAATCTAGAAATAACTTATAGATTACATAATTGGGAATGTATTTAAAAAGAACTACattttaagatatataatttgaaaagtatttttgaatctaagaatattttttaaaatgtatattctaaaatataattttttaaaatatgtttcagATTGTGAAATCCAAaaggtatttttttaatctaaaaataatttctaaattacataatccataatttattttttaaatatactttagATTATACAATCCGGTGCTTTCACTCTGAAAACATTTTTTGATTTGTACaatccaaaataaattaaaaatggagATGCaagataatatttatctttttattataattttaactatagATAATTTGAGGTTTATGAGTTTTGTAGGAGTGCAGAGCAAAAAATAGAGGTGCAGAAGAAACAACCAATAGGTCTTGTTTATGGGCTTAGCGAGTAGTTATTGGGGCAAGGTTACGAAGTTAAATGGGATTTTGAGAGTCCATTTTGGTTAGGGAATTATTTTTTGAACCACACGGTTTCCTCTGAGATGTGTAAAAGACAAGAATGACCATAGTTAAAGTTAAAGACTTGACTTTATTTCATCTTTTCTACCATCACTATTTATAGTAGCACGTTTTCTGTGCTGCTATACGACCCATTATCACTATTGTTTCTATTTTGTGAATGATGAAAGTGGAAGATTTATGTTgtttgcttttgtttttttgtgttgGCATATATTTTAGAGTCAGCTTCTTCTTGCACCCATCAAATTTCTTCCGACACTCCATCAAAAGTTTCGGAAATTTTTATCCCGAATAATATTTTGAGTAGTGTCTTCTgacaaatgtttttaaaattgattttaaaagttACCTATATTTTAGATTGCTTCACAAAAAAATATGGGATATTAGGAtccaataaaattttacaaaagtgTAATTAGTTTAAAAACACTTGAAATCTGTAGATATTATGAATTGTGTAATCTAGTAATTTAgtaattataatcaaattcagGTTACATAAGAGAGGTACATctcattaaattataaaaaataattaataaattttaaagaattgtACACAAAATAGTACGTAGCTCtcaacttatttgtttattgtgCTTCACTCATTTGCCTATCTGGTttggactattttttttttcaagtcgaCACCTAGTACAAGCaataaggttgatttttgtaacttataatcaaatttggaTACATAAGGGTACATCTCATTGGAGGAtaataaaagattgattagtaaatttaaaaaaaaattacgtatTTACGCAGCTTCCCACCTTTTTTTttgtgccccacttatttgcctatctggtTTGACCTATTTATTTCTTCAAGTTAGTCACCTTGGGcaaataataagggttgatttttgcaTCTTATAATCatatttgtggtacataagaaggaCATCCCTttggaagataaaaaaaaaaagattaattaataaattttaaaaaattatacgaaAATTAACACGCAACTtctcacttatttgtttattatgcccacTTATTTGACTATCTGGTTTgaccttcttttttttcaagccagccacctaaTGCAAGccggttgatttttgtaacttataatcaaatttgggGTACGATGTACATTttattggatgataaaaaaaattgattaataagttttaaaaaattgtataaaaaacaaTACATAACTCCCtacttatttgttatttgtgtcTCAGTTATTTGCCTATATAGtttggtctatttttttcttcaacccagccacctagtgcaaacaataagggttgatttttataacttataatgAAATTTGGGGTACACAAGGGTACATCCCAtcggatgataaaaaaagattgattagtaaattttaaaaaattgtacgcaacttcccacttatttgcctatttttttcttcaagccagtcacctagtgcaagtaataagagttgatttttgtaacttataatcaaacttatggtacataagaagtgcatccatTTGGatgatacaaaaaataaatgatcagtaaattttaaaaaattgtacgaaaagtaatacgacacttatttttttattatgtcccacttatttgacTATCTAGtttgacctatttttcttttcaagccagccacctagtgcaaacaataagcgttgatttttataacttataaacAAATTCGGGGTATCCCAttggatataaaaaaaagattaattagaaaattttacaaaaagtaatacgcaactccccaattattttttctttgttccccacttatttgcctccACCTAGTTCAAGCAACaagtgttgatttttgtaacttaaaataaaattcgaGTTACATAGGGGTACATCcaattggatgataaaaaaaattgatttatacattttaaaaaattgtacctAAAGTAATACgcaactccccacttatttattctttgtgtccCAATTATTTGTCTCTCTGGTTCGACCTACTTTTTTATTCaagtcagccacctagtgcaaacaataagagttgatttgtgtaacttataatcaTATTTGGGTACATAAGGAGTACATCCcgttggatgataaaaaaagattaattagtaaattttaaaaaattatacgaaAAGTGATACgcagctctccacttatttgtttattatgccccacttatttgcctatctgaTTTgacctgtttttttttcttccacacCATCTACCCAGTGCATGCAATAAGGgttcatttttgtaacttataatcaaattcgggatacataagaggtacatcctattggatgataaaaaaagattgattagtaaattttaaaattttttacgaAGAGTAGTACGCTGCTCCccacttaattatttattatgtccacttatttgcctatctggtttgccctattttttttttcaagccaacaacctagtgcaagcaataagagttgat is a window from the Vigna unguiculata cultivar IT97K-499-35 chromosome 7, ASM411807v1, whole genome shotgun sequence genome containing:
- the LOC114191393 gene encoding protein FAR-RED IMPAIRED RESPONSE 1-like; its protein translation is MTAVRKQDMWMISSVVDEHNHDVSPTKSRLIRGNRKLNMQVKRTLDLNDQAGVRINKSFRSLVCDAGGFENLQFVERDARNYIGKQRRALGKEGDGQALLNHFSAMRELNKDFFFEIDMDPDNRISNVFWADARSRAAFMEFGDVVSFDTTYLTNKYDMPFAPFVGVNHHGHSILLGCGLLSAEDSSTFVWLFRCWLRCMGNKSPEGIVTDQCKAMQNAIQMVFPNTRHRWCLWHIMKKLPEKLIGYTNYKEIKHTMKQLVYESSTAEDFESGWNNFIELYDLELNEWLHTLFEERHRWVPCYLKCDFWAGMSTTQRSEGMNAFFDGFINSTTTLQQFVVQYDNALRSKAEKEYEADFSSVNTTIPCGSQSFIERQFQEEYTHAKFGEVQNEFRCKMNCNVKNVVFDGIRTKYFVKEALIWKDESADKMREVIFDPSTKDIECSCRLFEFRGILCRHSLMVLAQEDVRCVSQKYILGRWSKQIRRWHTLIRASYNTKKDEPNVKRYDFLCKKFYDIAELACESQSGTDFLVDQLESLSKNASIRDAGATSLGAQKDMSSTPNTAVEHNNILSPVHVKRKGRPRGLRMQSTVEKIGKKKNM
- the LOC114191394 gene encoding uncharacterized protein LOC114191394; the encoded protein is MDPWEALAVDDKVLKEFLERSNSATTFIPGPAANAQAVILNRQLDEAHNTQEFMNKMAIASHARDFYSNAWKWAEQFIKHHALVQDGDIKNITPLSQRKSLERMPFMACVVKECKPNGLGDMLITMKDPSDIAKASIHNKVLKDAEFGSDVAVGSVLLLKEVAVFKHPRRIQYLNITLRNIVKVFKYDISPPTEEEVKASLPVVRLNYVPKKTVDQNMETNVQSDLNVNQNINMDHNIGANVDTNNPPPVSANVDEILQKMIPPSTQSPSYELGETSKDESSALDNISLS